One Budorcas taxicolor isolate Tak-1 chromosome 13, Takin1.1, whole genome shotgun sequence DNA window includes the following coding sequences:
- the LOC128058870 gene encoding spermatogenesis-associated serine-rich protein 2-like has product MSRKQNQKDSSGFIFDLQSNTVLAQGGAFENMKEKINAVRAIVLNKSNTEIILVLQHFDNCVDKTVQVFMEGSASEVLKEWTVTGKKMNKKKKSKPKPAAEPGNSIPDSNKSVSIQEEQSAPSSEKGDINGYHVNGAINDTESVDSLSEGMETLSIEARELEDPESATSEMLDRTGSMLENGVSDFESRSLTMHSTQQNGNAAKSLSGTTVGPQLSNLGVEDVPLSSTNKKLGSNIEKSVKDLQRCTVSLARYRVVVKEEMDASIKKMKQAFAELQSCLTDREVALLAEMDKVKAEAMEILLSRQKKAELLKKMTDVAVQVSEEQLVELRAGIKHFVSERKYDEDLGQMAQFTCDVETLKRNTDSFAQVSHPKNSYSTRSRCSLVVSVSLGSPCDASAAAASTCASAASLTSTNKKNSAPGETPATIANSGGRSYQPHQEALPGNRRGGQGYRPQGRKSSDPTNQGRHDSVGSYRNSSWYSSGSRYQSSPSQAPGDTSEWGQAHSAGTNGTGASMQPGPPKPSFRKGLPQRKPRTSQPEVVNS; this is encoded by the exons ATGTCTAGGAAACAAAACCAGAAGGATTCATC aggatTCATTTTTGATTTGCAGTCCAATACTGTACTGGCCCAAGGAGGAGCTtttgaaaacatgaaagaaaagataaatgcagTGCGTGCAATAGTTCTCAATAAGAGTAACACTGAAATTATCCTGGTTTTGCAACACTTTGATAATTGTGTGGACAAAACAGTACAAGTATTCATGGAAGGTAGTGCCAGTGAAGTACTCAAAGAATGGACAGTGACaggcaagaaaatgaacaaaaagaagaaaagcaagccAAAACCTGCAGCAGAACCAGGTAACAGTATCCCAGATTCCAATAAATCAGTttccattcaagaggaacaaTCTGCACCCTCCTCAGAGAAAGGTGATATTAATGGTTATCATGTCAATGGTGCCATCAATGATACTGAGTCTGTGGACTCACTCAGTGAAGGTATGGAGACACTTTCAATAGAAGCCAGAGAACTGGAGGATCCTGAGTCTGCCACATCAGAAATGCTGGATAGAACAGGATCCATGCTGGAGAatggtgtctctgattttgagTCCAGATCTTTGACTATGCATTCTACTCAACAAAACGGGAATGCTGCCAAGTCTCTCTCAGGAACTACTGTAGGACCTCAGCTTTCAAATCTAGGCGTGGAAGATGTTCCCCTCTCTTCCACCAACAAAAAGCTTGGTTCTAATATTGAAAAATCTGTGAAAGACCTCCAGCGCTGCACAGTGTCTCTTGCACGATATCGAGTTGTAGTTAAAGAAGAGATGGATGCttctattaagaaaatgaaacaagctTTTGCCGAATTGCAGAGCTGTTTAACGGATCGGGAAGTGGCGTTGCTTGCTGAAATGGACAAAGTGAAAGCTGAAGCAATGGAAATTTTGCTTAGCCGTCAAAAGAAAGCCGAACTTCTAAAGAAAATGACTGATGTGGCTGTTCAGGTGTCAGAAGAGCAGTTGGTCGAGCTCAGAGCTGGTATCAAGCACTTTGTTAGTGAACGTAAATATGATGAGGATCTGGGACAAATGGCCCAATTCACCTGTGATGTAGAGACCCTGAAGAGGAACACTGATTCGTTTGCACAAGTGTCCCATCCAAAGAACAGCTATTCGACACGATCTCGATGTAGCTTGGTTGTATCTGTGTCTTTGGGTAGCCCGTGtgatgcctctgctgctgctgcttccacCTGCGCCTCTGCTGCCAGCCTTACAAGCACTAACAAGAAGAACTCGGCACCGGGGGAGACGCCTGCAACTATAGCAAACTCCGGTGGCCGATCCTACCAGCCTCACCAAGAGGCATTGCCAGGAAATAGACGAGGAGGACAAGGCTACAGGCCACAAGGCCGAAAGTCCAGTGACCCCACTAACCAAGGGCGACACGACAGCGTGGGTAGTTACAGAAATAGCTCATGGTATTCATCTGGTTCCAGGTACCAGAGTTCTCCATCCCAGGCACCAGGAGACACTAGTGAATGGGGCCAGGCTCACTCTGCAGGGACGAACGGGACTGGAGCCAGCATGCAGCCCGGCCCACCCAAGCCCTCGTTcaggaaggggcttccccagCGCAAACCTAGGACCTCTCAGCCTGAAGTTGTGAACTCCTGA